A genomic stretch from Roseiconus lacunae includes:
- a CDS encoding cytochrome c3 family protein: MERFLFPRWTNPFLLVLGAAIGGGGLFAAAMGGLITDPVTLNIGYEPEQPVPFSHAIHAGQLKLDCRYCHNTVFEASHAAVPPTATCVNCHSPRNEQGQTSLAAVHADSVNLKPIHESWKTGKSMQWIRVHNLPEFVYFNHSAHVNSGVSCVSCHGRIDQMETVYQHEQLSMAWCIECHQNPNEHLRPREFVTKLDWEPSEDFWKEHYDVANQEEFAKMIRDKENIHPQRHCAVCHR; this comes from the coding sequence ATGGAACGTTTTCTATTCCCGCGGTGGACTAACCCTTTCCTCCTCGTCCTCGGAGCTGCGATTGGCGGCGGTGGGCTGTTTGCAGCTGCGATGGGAGGTTTAATCACCGACCCCGTCACGCTGAATATTGGCTATGAGCCAGAGCAGCCGGTGCCCTTTAGCCACGCAATCCATGCCGGACAGTTAAAGCTGGACTGTAGGTATTGTCACAACACCGTTTTCGAAGCATCACACGCTGCGGTTCCGCCGACAGCGACATGCGTCAATTGCCACAGTCCTCGCAACGAGCAAGGCCAGACCTCGCTCGCCGCGGTGCATGCCGATAGCGTCAACTTGAAACCAATTCATGAGAGTTGGAAGACCGGTAAGAGCATGCAGTGGATTCGTGTCCACAACCTCCCAGAGTTTGTCTACTTCAACCACTCTGCCCACGTTAACTCCGGAGTGAGCTGTGTTTCTTGTCACGGTCGAATCGACCAGATGGAAACCGTTTACCAGCACGAGCAGCTCTCGATGGCGTGGTGTATCGAGTGCCACCAGAATCCGAACGAACACCTCCGCCCGCGTGAGTTTGTCACCAAGCTCGACTGGGAGCCGTCGGAAGACTTCTGGAAAGAGCATTACGACGTCGCGAACCAAGAAGAATTCGCGAAGATGATTCGAGACAAAGAAAACATTCATCCCCAGCGACACTGTGCGGTGTGCCACCGGTAG
- a CDS encoding TAT-variant-translocated molybdopterin oxidoreductase, with product MTQKQSSENSQAPNYWRSLSEYHGSSEFKENFLHREFPVAASEFPEGVSRRRWMQLMGASLAMAGVAGCRYPEEVIAPFVIRPEGRVPGEFYDRATNIEIAGGVHNLLIRCFDGRPQHVETNPSHPSSAGTNTYVQASILSLYDPDRSRGDDGPVLKRIGDARKQETSWEDFLAVGRAAIKKAASNGDGKGFALLTSPTASPTTARLIGELQAKLPQATIATMDTIDGGVMRQATKTMLGTECDQALDLSEAKVIFVLGGDPLGSDPGSLLASRSFAKKRDPKQGEMSRLYVAEAGYSVTGTMADTRLAVRPSQMPAMLAEVARAVEKLNAGESHDHPADELPFNHPDITASERQSRFIDCLAHDIVEAGDKAVVIVGSALGAETVAAGIEMNQKLGSLGSIQSFTPCVDRDLDTKSIGELVQAIDAGDIETLLIAGGNPVVTAPGDIDITSAIDKVEQTFYLGEYDDETAVICNWSLPLAHPLESWGDTVNLQGFYGVGQPQILPLMGGRTLPEVIALMIESDETDPMMMVRRTAGEVAGQPLKEREWRQLLHDGFADAVKGQAGITEVSGSAKPLPENAPAAVTPEDIDPNDFEVVFTVADGLYDGRFANNGWLQELPQPITKLTWGNAALVGPGTAKKLGVKHGYYVTLRRGERKVELPVYEVPGIAPGVVTVSIGYGRTRAGMVGGMTDHGIDAVGIDVSPIRTADAMSVAYGVEARPNYNEYDFATTQNHWAIDELGRKETERRSYNLVREGTVELLDKVPTFANEQPKAPHVPKVGEYGSLQYEPIQEIRKEEAFDFVPQWGMAVDLSKCMGCNACVVACQSENNVPIVGAEQVRNSREMHWLRIDTYFQGDADDAQVVHQPMACLHCETAPCEQVCPVAATVHTNEGLNAMAYNRCIGTRYCANNCPVKVRRFNYFNYNEDVGVGYGVKAYPGSIESANRKLQALVLNPEVTVRGRGVMEKCTYCVQRIEKAKIAARQEHRSIQDSEITSACQAACSTDAISFGNIDDPNSDVAKMHADNRAYGLLEQLNIKPRTMYLARIRNPHPRLKTVQQITDLETIESHHGHGDHGHDDEHGHGSDGHGSDDHHDAKASGDHGDDAH from the coding sequence ATGACGCAAAAGCAATCCAGCGAGAACAGCCAAGCTCCCAACTACTGGCGTAGTCTTTCGGAGTATCACGGCAGTTCGGAGTTCAAGGAAAACTTTCTACACCGCGAATTTCCGGTTGCGGCTTCGGAGTTCCCCGAGGGTGTGTCTCGGCGGCGTTGGATGCAATTGATGGGTGCGTCACTGGCAATGGCCGGCGTCGCAGGTTGCCGGTATCCCGAAGAAGTGATCGCGCCTTTTGTGATCCGCCCCGAAGGCCGGGTTCCCGGCGAATTTTACGACCGGGCAACCAATATTGAGATCGCCGGTGGCGTGCACAACCTGCTGATTCGCTGCTTCGATGGCCGCCCGCAACACGTCGAAACCAACCCATCACACCCTTCATCTGCCGGCACCAACACCTACGTCCAAGCTTCGATCCTGTCGCTTTATGATCCGGATCGCTCGCGTGGTGATGACGGCCCCGTTCTTAAACGAATCGGTGACGCCCGCAAACAAGAAACCTCGTGGGAAGATTTCCTGGCGGTCGGCCGAGCCGCGATCAAAAAGGCTGCCAGCAACGGTGACGGAAAAGGCTTCGCACTGCTGACCTCGCCGACAGCGTCACCGACGACCGCGCGACTTATCGGTGAGCTGCAAGCGAAACTGCCCCAAGCAACGATCGCCACGATGGACACCATCGACGGCGGGGTGATGCGTCAAGCGACCAAAACGATGCTCGGGACCGAATGCGATCAAGCACTCGACCTCAGTGAAGCCAAGGTTATCTTCGTGCTCGGCGGAGACCCGCTCGGCAGCGACCCCGGATCGCTGCTGGCATCACGGAGCTTCGCCAAGAAACGTGACCCCAAGCAGGGCGAAATGAGTCGACTCTATGTCGCCGAGGCTGGCTACAGCGTCACCGGCACGATGGCCGACACGCGTCTGGCCGTCCGTCCCAGCCAAATGCCGGCCATGCTAGCCGAAGTTGCACGGGCGGTGGAAAAGCTCAACGCGGGTGAATCGCACGATCACCCCGCAGACGAATTGCCCTTCAACCACCCCGATATTACCGCCTCCGAGCGACAATCGCGATTCATCGACTGCCTTGCCCACGACATCGTCGAAGCAGGTGACAAGGCCGTCGTCATCGTCGGTTCCGCCCTCGGTGCCGAGACCGTCGCCGCCGGCATTGAGATGAACCAGAAATTGGGTTCACTCGGAAGCATTCAATCGTTCACGCCCTGCGTTGACCGGGACCTCGATACGAAGTCAATCGGTGAACTGGTCCAGGCGATCGACGCCGGCGATATCGAGACTCTGTTGATCGCTGGGGGCAACCCTGTCGTGACAGCCCCTGGCGATATCGACATAACGTCTGCGATCGACAAGGTCGAGCAAACGTTTTACCTAGGCGAGTACGACGACGAGACCGCAGTGATCTGCAACTGGTCGCTCCCACTCGCACATCCGCTCGAATCCTGGGGCGACACCGTCAACCTACAGGGCTTCTATGGAGTGGGTCAGCCACAGATCCTTCCGTTGATGGGTGGCCGAACATTGCCCGAAGTCATCGCGTTGATGATTGAAAGCGATGAAACCGACCCGATGATGATGGTTCGCCGAACCGCCGGTGAAGTCGCCGGTCAGCCGCTGAAAGAACGTGAGTGGCGACAACTGCTGCACGACGGCTTTGCCGACGCGGTCAAAGGTCAGGCGGGGATCACCGAAGTCAGTGGCTCGGCGAAGCCGCTGCCTGAAAACGCACCGGCCGCCGTGACTCCCGAAGACATCGATCCGAACGACTTCGAGGTCGTCTTTACCGTCGCCGATGGCCTATACGACGGACGCTTCGCGAACAACGGCTGGCTGCAAGAATTACCCCAGCCGATTACAAAATTGACCTGGGGCAACGCCGCCCTGGTCGGCCCCGGGACGGCTAAGAAACTTGGCGTGAAGCATGGCTACTATGTCACGCTCCGCCGTGGCGAAAGGAAGGTCGAACTGCCCGTCTACGAGGTCCCCGGAATTGCCCCGGGCGTCGTGACTGTATCGATCGGGTACGGCCGCACACGTGCTGGGATGGTCGGCGGAATGACCGACCACGGCATCGACGCAGTTGGAATTGACGTTTCGCCGATCCGCACCGCCGACGCAATGTCAGTCGCGTACGGCGTCGAAGCGAGACCGAATTACAACGAGTACGACTTCGCGACCACACAAAACCACTGGGCAATCGACGAACTGGGAAGGAAAGAGACCGAGCGGCGAAGCTACAACTTGGTCCGTGAAGGGACCGTTGAACTGCTCGATAAGGTCCCCACCTTTGCCAACGAACAACCCAAGGCCCCGCACGTCCCCAAAGTCGGCGAGTACGGTTCGCTTCAATACGAACCGATCCAAGAGATCCGTAAGGAAGAAGCGTTTGACTTCGTGCCTCAATGGGGCATGGCGGTGGACCTTTCCAAGTGCATGGGTTGCAACGCCTGCGTGGTCGCTTGCCAAAGCGAGAACAACGTGCCCATCGTCGGCGCCGAACAGGTTCGCAACAGCCGTGAAATGCACTGGCTGCGAATTGACACGTATTTCCAAGGGGACGCCGACGACGCCCAGGTGGTCCACCAACCGATGGCGTGCCTGCACTGCGAAACGGCCCCCTGCGAACAGGTCTGCCCCGTTGCGGCAACGGTACATACCAACGAAGGCCTCAACGCGATGGCCTACAACCGCTGCATCGGAACGCGGTACTGTGCCAACAACTGCCCCGTGAAGGTTCGGCGATTCAATTACTTCAACTACAACGAAGACGTTGGCGTCGGCTACGGCGTTAAGGCCTACCCCGGCAGCATCGAAAGTGCGAATCGCAAGCTACAAGCACTTGTCTTGAATCCGGAAGTCACGGTGCGTGGCCGTGGGGTCATGGAAAAGTGCACGTACTGTGTTCAACGGATCGAAAAGGCAAAAATCGCTGCCCGCCAAGAACACCGCAGCATTCAGGACAGCGAGATCACGTCCGCTTGCCAAGCGGCATGCAGCACCGACGCGATCTCCTTCGGAAACATCGACGATCCAAATTCGGACGTCGCCAAGATGCACGCTGATAACCGAGCCTACGGCTTGCTGGAGCAGCTCAACATCAAGCCACGGACGATGTACCTGGCCCGGATCCGCAACCCGCACCCGCGACTGAAAACCGTACAACAGATCACCGACCTGGAAACGATCGAGTCGCACCACGGACACGGCGACCACGGTCACGACGATGAGCATGGTCATGGCTCCGACGGGCACGGCTCCGACGACCATCATGATGCCAAAGCTTCCGGCGACCACGGTGACGACGCCCACTGA